One window of Branchiostoma lanceolatum isolate klBraLanc5 chromosome 6, klBraLanc5.hap2, whole genome shotgun sequence genomic DNA carries:
- the LOC136437185 gene encoding zinc finger protein 845-like, whose protein sequence is MEDPSSIYGQHGTKHTGGKPYMCGECGYRAAQRSALSRHVRIHTGEKPYKCDQCDYSAAQKSSLNHHHFTKHTSEKPYVCEVCGYKTTQRSRLVQHVRIHTGEKLYKCDQCDYSAAFKPALDYHLKAKHTGENLNICEVCGYKTAKISNLSQHVRIHTGEMPYKCDQCDYSAAQKSSLNQHYVAKHTGEYHYVCEVCGFKAAYRSRLVQHVRIHTGEKPYKCDQCDYSAAQKSNLDQHHVAKHTSEKPYICEVCGYKTTQRSNLVQHVRIHTGEKPYKCDQCDYSSAFKSNLNQHHVTKHTTEQPYVCEVCGYKTATICNLSQHVRIHTGEKTYKCDQCDYSSAFKSNLNQHHVTKHASEKPYICEVCGYKTTNRSNLVQHVRIHTGEKPYKCDQCDYSAAFKPALDYHLKAKHTGENLNICEVCGYKTAKISNLSQHVRIHTGEMPYKCDQCDYSAAQKSSLNQHYVAKHTGEYHYVCEVCGYKTTRRSRLVQHVRIHTGEKPYKCDQCDYSAAFKSALDYHLKAKHTGEKPYKCEVCGYKTAHISTLSQHVKIHTWEKPYKCDQCDYSAARKSNLDQHHVAKHTSEKPYVCEVCGYKTANRSNLVQHVRIHTGEKPYKCDLCDYSAAFRSNLNRHRVTTHTTEQPYVCE, encoded by the coding sequence ATGGAAGATCCCAGCAGCATCTATGGACAACACGGAACAAAACATACTGGGGgaaaaccttacatgtgtggggagtgtggatacagagcaGCTCAAAGGTCAGCCCTGTCCCgacatgtgagaatccatactggagaaaaaccctacaagtgtgaccagtgcgactattctgcagcacagaaatccaGCTTGAACCATCACCATTTTactaaacacactagtgagaaaccctacgtatGCGAGGTGTGTGGGTACAAGACAACTCAAAGGTCTCGCCtagtccaacatgtgagaatccatactggagaaaaactctacaagtgtgaccagtgtgactattctgctgccttTAAACCTGCTTTGGACTATCATttaaaagcaaaacatactggagaaaatcttaacatttgtgaggtgtgtggatacaagacagctaaaatcTCTAACCTatcccaacatgtgagaattcatacaggggaaatgccctacaagtgtgaccagtgtgactattctgcagcccagAAATCAAGCTTGAACCAACACTAtgtagcaaaacacactggtgagtaTCACTACGtatgtgaggtgtgtggatTCAAGGCAGCTTACAGGTCTCGCCtagtccaacatgtgagaatccatactggcgaaaaaccatacaagtgtgaccagtgtgactattctgcagcacagaaatccaACTTGGACCAACACCATGTAGCaaaacacactagtgagaaaccttacatatGTGaagtgtgtggatacaagacaactCAAAGGTCAAACCtagtccaacatgtgagaatccatactggagaaaaaccctacaagtgtgaccagtgtgactattcttctGCGTTTAAATCCAACTTGAACCAACACCATGTCACTAAACACACTACTGAGCAACCCTACGtatgtgaggtgtgtggatacaagacagctacaATCTGTAACCTatcccaacatgtgagaatccatactggagaaaaaacctacaagtgtgaccagtgtgactattcttctGCGTTTAAATCCAACTTGAACCAACACCATGTCACTAAACACgctagtgagaaaccctacatatgtgaggtgtgtggatacaagacaactAACAGGTCTAACCtagtccaacatgtgagaatccatactggagaaaaaccctacaagtgtgaccagtgtgactattctgctgccttTAAACCTGCTTTGGACTATCATttaaaagcaaaacatactggagaaaatcttaacatttgtgaggtgtgtggatacaagacagctaaaatcTCTAACCTatcccaacatgtgagaattcatacaggggaaatgccctacaagtgtgatcagtgtgactattctgcagcccagAAATCAAGCTTGAACCAACACTAtgtagcaaaacacactggtgaataTCACTACGTATGTGaagtgtgtggatacaagacaactCGAAGGTCTCGCCtagtccaacatgtgagaatccatactggcgaaaaaccctacaagtgtgaccagtgtgactattctgctgcgttTAAATCTGCTTTGGACTAccatctaaaagcaaaacatactggagaaaaaccctacaagtgtgaggtgtgtggatacaagacagctcaCATCTCTACCCTATCCCAACACGTGAAAATTCATACATgggaaaagccctacaagtgtgatcagtgtgactattctgcagcccgGAAATCCAACTTGGACCAACACCATGTAGCaaaacacactagtgagaaacctTACGTATGTGaagtgtgtggatacaagacagctaacaGGTCAAACCTAGTCCAACATGTGAGgatccatactggagaaaaaccctacaagtgtgacctgtgtgactattctgctgcgttTAGATCCAACTTGAACCGACACCGTGTCACTACACACACTACTGAGCAACCCTACGTATGTGAgtag
- the LOC136436135 gene encoding zinc finger protein 135-like, translating into MADSESGCHGQGHTSEKPYLCGECEYRAAKRSVLSRHMRTHTGEKPYQCDQCDYSAARKSTLDQHKLKHTGENPYMCGKCGYRTTQRSHLSQHMRTHTGEKPYLCGECGYRTTQRSYLSKHMRTHTGERCYKCDQCDYSAALKSTLDQHQLKHSGEKPYMCEECGFRTANKSYLSTHERTHTGEKPYMCGECGFRTTHRSALSQHMKIHTGEKPYKCGQCDYSAALKSTLDQHRVKHTGEKPYLCEECGHRTANKSHLSRHMKTHTEEKPYKCDQCDYSTAQKSSLNCHRRINHGEKLFICGECGYRAAKRSTLSKHMIIHTGEKPYMCGECGHRAAQKHHLSIHMRTHIEEKRYKCDQCDFSAAQKFILNSHRANHTSSENPTCVGSVDTGKVKSTIYHNS; encoded by the coding sequence ATGGCTGATTCCGAATCTGGATGTCACGGGCAAGGTCATaccagtgagaaaccctacctgtgtggggagtgtgagtaCAGGGCAGCTAAAAGGTCTGtcttatcccgacatatgagaactcacacaggagagaaaccctaccagtgtgaccagtgtgactattcagcAGCCCGGAAGTCCACTTTGGACCAACATAAATtaaaacacactggagagaatccctacatgtgcgggaagtgtgggtacaggacaactcagaggtctcacttatcccaacatatgagaactcatacaggagagaaaccctacctgtgtggggagtgtgggtacaggacaactcagAGGTCTTatttatccaaacatatgagaactcatacaggagagagatgctacaagtgtgaccagtgtgactattctgcagccctGAAATCGACTTTGGACCAACATCAATTAAAACATTCtggagagaagccctacatgtgtgaggaatgTGGGTTCAGAACTGCTAATAAGTCTTACTTATCCACACACgagagaactcatacaggagagaaaccctacatgtgtggcgagtgtgggttcaggacaACTCACAGGTCTgccttatcccaacatatgaaaattcataccggtgagaaaccctacaagtgtggccagtgtgactattctgcagccctGAAGTCCACTTTGGACCAACATCGAGTAaaacacacaggagagaaaccctacttgtgtgaggagtgtgggcaCAGAACTGCTAACAAGTCTcacttatccagacatatgaaaacccatactgaagagaagccctacaagtgtgaccagtgtgactattccacAGCACAGAAATCATCTTTGAACTGCCATCGACGAATAAATCATGGTGAGAAACTCTTcatatgtggggagtgtgggtacagggcagctaaAAGGTCTACCTTATCTAAACATATGATAattcatacaggagagaaaccctacatgtgtggggagtgtgggcaCAGGGCAGCTCAGAAGCATCACTTATCCatacacatgagaactcatattGAAGAGAAAcgctacaagtgtgaccagtgcgacttttcTGCAGCCCAGAAATTTATATTGAACAGCCATCGAGCAAACCACACTAGTAGTGagaaccctacatgtgtggggagtgtggatacagggaAGGTAAAAAGTACAATTTATCACAATAgttga